A window of the Lactuca sativa cultivar Salinas chromosome 5, Lsat_Salinas_v11, whole genome shotgun sequence genome harbors these coding sequences:
- the LOC111889651 gene encoding uncharacterized protein LOC111889651 produces the protein MGDLGRLTLPCEFGNNLKTYALADSGASINLMPYSFYQKLNIEKMTATKMTIHMANFLVTHPRGIIEDILVKIGKFVFPVDFLIMDMKEDENVPIILGRPLLVGDDKEDFGIQDGFQGYDVKGEVFNIDEEN, from the exons ATGGGAGATcttggacgcctcactcttccatgtgagtttggtaACAATTTGAAAACTTATGCTTTAGCTGATTCCGGGGCTAGCATAAATTTAATGCCCTATTCATTCTATCAAAAGCTGAATATTGAGAAAATGACGGCTACAAAAATGACCATCCACATGGCCAATTTTTTGGTGACGCATCCAAGGGGAATTATAGAAGACATCCTTGTTAAAATTGGGAAGTTTGTATTCCCAGTTGATTTTTTGATTATGGATATGAAGGAGGATGAAAATGTCCCAATCATTCTTGGTCGCCCTTTGCT GGTTGGTGATGATAAGGAAGATTTTGGAATACAAGATGGATTTCAAGGATATGATGTTAAAGGTGAAGTGTTCAATATTGATGAAGAGAATTAA